DNA from Deltaproteobacteria bacterium PRO3:
GGGGCTCGGCGACGAGCTCTTCGTCTACAAGAAAAAATAAGCGAGGTTCCCATGCCGTCTTTCGACGCGGTCAGCGAAGTCGACCACCAAGAGGTCGACAACGCCGTCAACCAGGCCACCAAAGAAATCCAACAGCGCTACGACTTCAAGGGCACCAAGACCGAGCTCAAGCTCGACAAGAACAATATCCACGTCGTCAGCGACAACGAGACCAAGATGAAGGCCGTGATCGAGATCCTCCAAACCAAGGCGATGCGGCGCGGGATCGACATCAAGTCGCTGTCCGTCGGCAAGATCGAGCCGGCCGGCGGCCAGCTGGTCAAGTGCGACGTCAAGGTCCTCGAGGGCATCGAGACCGAGAAGGCCAAGAAGCTCACCGCGGCGATCAAGGACAGCAAGCTCAAGGTCCAGGCCCAGATCCAGGACAACCAGGTCCGGGTGACGGGCAAGAAGCGGGACGACCTGCAGGAGGCCATCGCCCTGCTTAAAGGCCAGGACTTCGGGATTCCCCTGCAATTCAAGAACTTTCGCGATTAGGCTTAGCTAGCCTCGCCCGGCCCCGGCGCAACTTTGCCTCTTTCCCACCGAAAACCCCTTGTTATTTATAGAGCTTCCGCATTAGGCCCGCCCGGGCCATGGGAGGCTGTTGAAAAGGCTTGGCCCGAACGCCGGTGGTTTTTTCAACAGTGAACTAGGGTTGGGGAATTCATGACCGCTCGCATCGACAGGACTTGGTTGCCTCGCTTGGACGCGCCCGCGCGCGCCGAGCTGGAGTCACTGGCGCGCGAAACCGATGCGGATTTGTATGAGGAAGGGCTGCTCGCCTTCGCCGGG
Protein-coding regions in this window:
- a CDS encoding YajQ family cyclic di-GMP-binding protein codes for the protein MPSFDAVSEVDHQEVDNAVNQATKEIQQRYDFKGTKTELKLDKNNIHVVSDNETKMKAVIEILQTKAMRRGIDIKSLSVGKIEPAGGQLVKCDVKVLEGIETEKAKKLTAAIKDSKLKVQAQIQDNQVRVTGKKRDDLQEAIALLKGQDFGIPLQFKNFRD